One Chloroflexota bacterium DNA segment encodes these proteins:
- a CDS encoding transporter substrate-binding domain-containing protein, giving the protein MKRLNVVALLSLLLVVLGACGAESATPTTAPTTASTTAPVAGKIDLAGREVSIAVENLYPPFNYINPQTGKGEGWDYDAWTAICAELNCKPVFKETSWEGMIQAVGNGQFDAAADGITITPERAEQVAFSDGYIQISQRLLVRNDETRFASMDEFAKTEFRLGTQTGTSNYETAKGLLDEARIQGFETFPFAVAALINGDVDAVIMDETAGQGYVGNNSDQLKLVGDPIKSDQLGFIFPKNSDLVEPVNAALKALRENGKLAELEKKYFGPDFKLPE; this is encoded by the coding sequence ATGAAACGCCTCAATGTTGTGGCTCTGTTGAGCTTACTGTTGGTTGTGCTGGGCGCATGTGGCGCAGAATCAGCAACTCCAACGACTGCTCCAACAACCGCTTCGACCACCGCTCCCGTCGCTGGCAAGATTGATCTTGCTGGCCGTGAAGTCAGCATCGCCGTCGAAAACTTGTACCCACCATTCAACTACATCAACCCCCAAACGGGCAAAGGTGAAGGCTGGGATTACGATGCTTGGACTGCGATCTGTGCTGAGTTGAACTGTAAACCAGTCTTCAAAGAAACCTCATGGGAAGGCATGATCCAAGCAGTTGGCAATGGTCAATTCGACGCTGCCGCCGATGGGATCACGATCACGCCTGAGCGAGCTGAACAAGTGGCTTTCTCCGATGGCTATATTCAAATTAGCCAACGCCTGTTGGTGCGCAACGACGAAACTCGTTTCGCCAGCATGGACGAATTCGCCAAAACTGAATTCCGCTTAGGCACGCAAACAGGCACCAGCAACTACGAAACCGCCAAAGGTTTGCTCGATGAAGCCCGCATCCAAGGTTTTGAAACCTTCCCATTTGCGGTAGCCGCCTTGATCAACGGCGACGTTGATGCGGTCATCATGGACGAAACCGCTGGCCAAGGCTATGTTGGCAACAACAGCGACCAATTGAAGCTGGTTGGTGACCCAATCAAGAGCGATCAATTGGGCTTTATTTTCCCCAAGAACAGCGATTTGGTTGAGCCAGTGAATGCCGCACTCAAGGCGCTGCGCGAAAATGGCAAGCTAGCTGAGCTTGAAAAGAAATATTTCGGCCCTGATTTCAAATTGCCCGAATAA
- a CDS encoding DHA2 family efflux MFS transporter permease subunit yields the protein MAATVQDSEQSPKGGLAYKWKVLISVIFGIFMVILDTTVVNVAFRTVQQDLGATINEAQWILSIYVLMLGISTPISGYMADRFGLKRTYVIGLSIFVLGSFLCGVAPTVELLVVARAIQGLGGGLSTPLGTAFIYGAFPPNERGKALGVFGIAMVLGPALGPILGGLLVDNDLWRWIFFINVPIGILGVSLAIRWLKPTPPTGKPKLDVLGLITSTVGFGSVLYAATIAAEQGWESGSVTMWFIIGGISLVLFGLIELFVAKEPLLDLRLFKKPTFTMANLVGWVSVLALFGAEFLLPLYLQVLRGRTALETGFILLPLAIAAGFATPTAGRLYDKIGPRPLIVTGYAILILNTWQLSKLQADTSIGWIMFLLALRGLALGMTVQTTFVTALSDVDLPKVPRGSALINATRQVIQSIGVAVLATILASTTSVATKEFQEQSQARAAENAQAGVATAAFGLCETPGVDPAKNLPAGMEQAPAAMQDQVRSSIQLACTEQVAGFEKTYHFTFYVAMVALFLGLFLPGWPLKWAGRGGTAGAAAAASH from the coding sequence ATGGCGGCGACAGTGCAAGATTCAGAGCAATCACCAAAAGGCGGGTTAGCCTACAAATGGAAGGTATTAATTTCGGTTATATTCGGGATCTTCATGGTGATTCTGGATACGACTGTCGTAAACGTGGCATTTCGCACAGTGCAACAAGATCTCGGGGCGACGATCAACGAAGCCCAATGGATTTTGAGCATTTATGTCTTGATGTTGGGGATTAGCACGCCAATTTCGGGCTATATGGCTGATCGTTTTGGCCTCAAGCGCACCTATGTGATTGGGCTTTCAATCTTTGTGCTTGGCTCGTTTTTGTGTGGGGTCGCACCAACAGTTGAATTATTGGTCGTGGCGCGGGCAATTCAAGGGCTTGGCGGCGGTTTATCGACCCCACTTGGTACAGCCTTCATCTATGGCGCATTCCCGCCCAACGAACGTGGCAAAGCGCTTGGGGTGTTTGGGATCGCCATGGTACTTGGGCCAGCCTTGGGGCCAATTCTTGGTGGCTTGTTGGTCGATAACGATCTTTGGCGCTGGATTTTCTTCATCAATGTGCCAATTGGCATACTTGGGGTAAGTTTAGCGATTCGCTGGCTCAAGCCAACCCCACCAACTGGCAAACCCAAACTTGATGTGCTGGGCTTGATCACCTCCACGGTTGGATTTGGCTCGGTGCTGTATGCTGCCACGATTGCCGCCGAACAGGGCTGGGAATCAGGCAGCGTCACGATGTGGTTTATCATCGGCGGCATTAGCTTGGTGCTCTTTGGCTTGATTGAATTATTCGTAGCCAAAGAACCCTTGCTCGATTTGCGCTTATTCAAAAAACCAACCTTTACTATGGCCAATTTGGTGGGCTGGGTCAGCGTTTTGGCCTTGTTTGGGGCCGAATTTTTGTTACCCTTATATTTACAAGTGCTGCGTGGGCGCACCGCTTTAGAAACTGGCTTCATCTTGCTGCCCTTGGCGATTGCCGCTGGCTTTGCCACGCCAACAGCTGGGCGTTTATACGATAAAATCGGCCCGCGCCCGTTGATCGTAACTGGCTATGCGATTTTGATTCTCAACACGTGGCAACTCTCGAAATTGCAAGCCGATACCTCAATTGGCTGGATTATGTTCTTGCTGGCCTTGCGCGGCTTGGCGCTGGGCATGACCGTGCAAACCACCTTCGTCACAGCACTATCAGATGTTGATTTGCCCAAAGTGCCGCGTGGCTCGGCTTTGATCAATGCCACACGCCAAGTGATTCAATCGATTGGTGTGGCCGTGTTGGCGACGATTCTCGCAAGCACAACCTCGGTGGCAACCAAAGAATTTCAAGAGCAATCGCAGGCTCGTGCTGCTGAAAACGCCCAGGCTGGAGTTGCAACTGCTGCATTTGGCCTGTGCGAAACCCCAGGTGTTGACCCAGCCAAGAATTTGCCTGCTGGCATGGAGCAAGCACCAGCTGCGATGCAGGATCAGGTTCGTAGCAGCATTCAACTGGCTTGTACTGAACAAGTTGCTGGCTTTGAAAAAACCTATCACTTCACCTTTTATGTAGCAATGGTGGCACTCTTCCTTGGCTTATTCCTGCCTGGTTGGCCACTCAAGTGGGCTGGTCGCGGCGGAACTGCCGGAGCGGCGGCTGCTGCCAGCCATTAG
- a CDS encoding M20/M25/M40 family metallo-hydrolase: MVAPLSTLDELILHYARALVALPSVTGDDPALEQAAPTIADILRGLGFQVSVHPTEGAPIILAHRPGKSAQRLLFFNHYDVMPAGVWRDWFHEPFTLAEREGLLYGRGVASDKGNLAARIAAVAQILAETGDLPVGVTFLIEGDGLSGSPSLANLVADQANHLTADLVVGYGGMLDQARLPYLYAGVRGRLLVRLRSEGAKIPIGADMATSVPNPAWRILWAANRIKNDSEEVTIDGFYDAVVPPSREANKLTRGLQLDEETRLKAWGMPQFLFGMTGAGLARAETFNPTCNVAELTVDTGHSPPPTIPASAEVLLDFSLVPEQRPTEVARLLREHLNSADFHDVHLEIIKGAYPPAMNALSTPLLNSLATAIEQVYGSTPQIVPLAPFSVPLHLFTAGMNVPAVALGIQRPDSNIRVINEHIQLADLKAMASLIQQLIIGLG; the protein is encoded by the coding sequence GTGGTTGCTCCCCTATCCACTCTCGATGAACTGATTTTGCACTATGCTCGTGCCTTGGTAGCCTTACCAAGTGTTACTGGCGATGACCCAGCCTTGGAACAGGCTGCGCCGACGATTGCTGATATATTGCGCGGCCTTGGGTTTCAGGTTAGTGTGCACCCAACTGAAGGCGCACCGATCATTTTGGCCCATCGGCCTGGCAAAAGCGCTCAACGCTTGCTCTTTTTTAATCACTACGATGTGATGCCGGCTGGGGTCTGGCGTGATTGGTTTCATGAGCCGTTTACCTTGGCTGAGCGCGAAGGGTTGCTTTATGGGCGTGGCGTTGCCAGCGATAAAGGCAATTTAGCTGCGCGAATTGCTGCGGTGGCCCAAATTTTGGCCGAAACTGGCGATCTCCCAGTTGGTGTGACATTTTTAATTGAAGGTGATGGGCTGAGTGGTAGCCCATCATTAGCTAATTTGGTTGCCGATCAAGCCAATCATTTAACTGCCGATTTGGTGGTTGGCTATGGTGGCATGCTCGATCAGGCACGTTTGCCCTACTTGTATGCTGGGGTTCGTGGGCGTTTGTTGGTACGCTTGCGATCTGAGGGTGCTAAAATTCCGATCGGTGCTGATATGGCGACCAGCGTGCCCAACCCTGCTTGGCGCATTCTTTGGGCGGCTAATCGGATTAAAAACGATAGCGAAGAAGTGACGATTGATGGGTTTTATGATGCAGTTGTGCCGCCAAGCCGTGAGGCCAACAAGCTCACTCGTGGCTTGCAGCTCGATGAGGAAACGCGACTGAAAGCTTGGGGTATGCCACAATTTTTATTTGGCATGACCGGCGCTGGTTTAGCCCGCGCCGAAACCTTCAACCCAACCTGTAATGTTGCCGAATTAACCGTTGATACTGGCCATAGCCCACCGCCAACCATCCCTGCCAGTGCCGAAGTGCTGCTCGATTTCAGCCTTGTGCCCGAGCAACGCCCAACCGAAGTTGCCCGTTTGTTGCGAGAGCACCTCAATAGTGCCGATTTCCATGATGTGCATCTGGAGATTATTAAGGGTGCCTATCCGCCCGCAATGAATGCGTTGAGCACACCATTGCTGAATAGCTTGGCGACAGCAATTGAACAGGTCTATGGCTCAACTCCGCAAATTGTGCCGCTTGCGCCATTCTCGGTGCCACTACATCTTTTTACCGCTGGGATGAATGTGCCAGCCGTTGCCTTGGGAATTCAACGCCCCGATAGTAACATTCGGGTCATCAATGAACATATTCAGTTGGCCGATCTCAAAGCGATGGCTAGTTTGATTCAACAACTGATTATCGGCCTTGGCTAA
- a CDS encoding alpha,alpha-trehalase, protein MRQPAITQYIDAYWDKLVRQQPEDQKTLIGLPHQFMVPTHDPTFQEMFYWDSFFIALGLGGTRYETVIEGMAENMAYLYQRFGVIPNASRYYFLSRSQPPFWTQLIWLAYQTKQAAGDPDSATWLQRLMALAEQEHASVWLATAHPHQRQVHRGLSRYFDINYLDTLACCESGWDHSTRCNGQWMSHLPVDLNSILYLRECDFAQAARLRDDHAAAEQWQVRAAQRAETMQAVFWDAASGFFYDYNYLNKVADLDNPSLAGFYPLWAGWATEAQAAQVVEQWLPSFMRVGGLVTTLKTHASYQWASPNGWAPLQWIVVEGLLRYGYQSQAREVMQAWCTLNETVFERTNAMWEKYNVVDPTGEVEGGKYGSLPGFGWSNAVYLDFKRRLTQPTIERWKLGE, encoded by the coding sequence ATGCGACAGCCTGCAATCACGCAGTATATCGATGCTTATTGGGACAAACTTGTTCGTCAACAGCCGGAAGATCAAAAAACCTTAATTGGCTTGCCCCATCAATTTATGGTGCCAACCCACGACCCAACCTTTCAAGAGATGTTTTATTGGGATAGTTTTTTTATTGCGCTGGGGTTGGGTGGCACGCGCTACGAAACAGTGATCGAGGGCATGGCTGAAAACATGGCCTATCTCTACCAGCGCTTCGGGGTGATTCCTAACGCTAGCCGTTATTATTTTCTTTCACGCAGCCAACCACCTTTCTGGACCCAATTGATTTGGCTGGCCTATCAAACCAAACAGGCCGCTGGCGATCCTGATAGTGCTACTTGGTTACAACGCCTGATGGCACTCGCTGAGCAGGAGCATGCCAGTGTTTGGCTGGCAACCGCCCATCCCCATCAGCGCCAAGTGCATCGTGGTTTGTCGCGCTATTTTGATATTAATTATTTGGATACCCTAGCCTGTTGCGAAAGTGGCTGGGATCATTCAACCCGCTGCAATGGCCAATGGATGAGCCATTTGCCAGTAGATTTGAATAGCATTTTGTATCTGCGTGAGTGCGATTTTGCCCAAGCCGCCCGTTTGCGTGACGATCATGCGGCAGCCGAGCAATGGCAAGTCCGCGCAGCTCAACGCGCCGAAACGATGCAAGCAGTTTTTTGGGATGCAGCCAGTGGCTTTTTCTATGATTACAATTATCTCAATAAAGTGGCTGACCTAGATAACCCTTCGTTAGCCGGATTTTACCCCTTGTGGGCTGGTTGGGCGACTGAGGCTCAGGCGGCACAGGTGGTTGAGCAATGGTTGCCAAGCTTTATGCGAGTTGGTGGTTTGGTGACAACGCTCAAAACCCATGCCAGCTATCAATGGGCTAGCCCCAACGGCTGGGCACCATTGCAATGGATTGTCGTCGAGGGTTTATTGCGCTACGGCTATCAATCCCAAGCACGCGAAGTCATGCAAGCATGGTGTACGCTCAACGAAACCGTCTTCGAGCGAACCAACGCCATGTGGGAAAAATACAATGTGGTTGACCCAACGGGCGAAGTTGAGGGCGGCAAATATGGCTCGTTGCCAGGCTTTGGCTGGTCGAATGCGGTTTATCTCGATTTCAAGCGCCGCTTAACCCAACCAACGATCGAACGCTGGAAGCTTGGCGAATAA
- a CDS encoding HDIG domain-containing protein, with translation MVNRYAAAEALLAEWVQSESLRKHCLAVSTSMRHMAQRQQADAELWATVGLIHDLDYERFPNAAQSPTAEHPSEAVRVLRELGWSEEICRAILSHADYCHVERITPMEKTLYAVDELSGFVTAVALVRPDKSVHSVEVSSVKKKMKDKAFARAVNREDIIRGAQELDVPLETLIEEVITALRGNAVALGLNGI, from the coding sequence ATGGTTAATAGGTATGCTGCTGCTGAAGCTTTGCTCGCCGAGTGGGTGCAAAGCGAAAGTTTACGAAAACACTGCCTCGCGGTTTCTACCTCCATGCGTCATATGGCGCAACGTCAACAGGCTGATGCCGAGCTTTGGGCAACGGTTGGCTTGATTCACGATCTCGATTATGAGCGTTTTCCGAATGCTGCCCAATCTCCTACTGCTGAACATCCTTCGGAAGCAGTTCGGGTGCTCCGTGAACTTGGCTGGAGCGAGGAGATTTGTCGGGCTATTTTATCACATGCCGATTATTGCCATGTTGAACGAATTACGCCCATGGAAAAAACGCTCTATGCGGTTGATGAGCTTTCGGGCTTTGTTACTGCTGTTGCTCTCGTGCGCCCCGACAAAAGCGTGCATAGCGTCGAAGTTAGTTCAGTCAAGAAGAAAATGAAGGATAAAGCCTTTGCCCGCGCTGTCAATCGCGAAGACATTATTCGCGGCGCACAAGAGTTGGATGTACCACTCGAAACCTTGATCGAAGAAGTGATCACGGCGTTGCGTGGCAATGCTGTGGCATTAGGATTAAACGGCATTTAG
- a CDS encoding trehalose-6-phosphate synthase, which translates to MQELPNRLMIVSNRLPISIAEQADGTPTIKPASGGLVTALDPILRQARGTWIGWSGTNEADQMVDQLLEHATNSIGYSMHAIHLSQEEQEKFYLGFSNEIIWPLFHDLQSRCNFDPSYWTTYEQVNRKYAETIAQHYRDDTYIWVQDYQLINVACELRQLGIDAHIGFFLHIPFPHIDIFLKLPWREQILNGLLEYDLLGFQTNRDLNNFLICVEALLPDVAIDRSGEYPLILHADRNPTKVGFFPISIDPQEFRAAAHTPNVDNLYSQIREAFSERKIILGVDRLDYTKGIPDRLQAFRTLLETYPELQQKISLTQVVVPSREDISEYADLKQTIQQLVSEINGKYTKIGWVPIHYIFRSLPREELLAYYRAAHAALITPLKDGMNLVAKEYAVCGPDDGVLILSEFAGAAMQLSEHSLTVNPYDINGTAQALYHAVTMPRLERIEHISKLRHSINQYDIYWWVDTFLQAANVKRSGAIEQASGR; encoded by the coding sequence ATGCAAGAGTTACCAAATCGACTGATGATCGTCTCGAATCGGCTGCCGATTTCAATTGCTGAGCAAGCCGATGGCACGCCTACCATCAAGCCAGCTTCGGGTGGGTTGGTCACTGCACTCGACCCAATTTTGCGCCAAGCACGCGGAACCTGGATCGGCTGGTCAGGCACGAATGAGGCGGATCAAATGGTTGATCAATTACTCGAACATGCCACCAATTCGATTGGGTATAGCATGCATGCGATTCATCTGAGCCAAGAGGAACAGGAAAAATTTTATTTGGGCTTTTCGAATGAGATTATCTGGCCATTATTTCATGATTTGCAGTCGCGTTGCAATTTCGACCCAAGCTATTGGACAACCTACGAGCAAGTTAATCGTAAATATGCTGAAACAATCGCCCAACATTATCGTGATGATACGTATATTTGGGTGCAGGATTATCAATTAATTAATGTTGCTTGTGAGTTACGTCAGCTCGGAATTGATGCGCATATTGGCTTCTTCTTGCATATTCCCTTTCCGCATATCGATATTTTCCTGAAATTACCGTGGCGCGAGCAAATTCTGAATGGCTTGTTGGAATATGATTTGCTAGGTTTTCAGACCAATCGTGATTTGAATAATTTTTTGATTTGTGTTGAAGCCTTATTACCCGATGTTGCGATCGATCGCTCTGGTGAATATCCCTTAATTCTGCATGCAGATCGAAATCCTACTAAAGTTGGCTTCTTCCCAATCAGCATTGATCCCCAAGAATTTCGCGCCGCAGCGCATACGCCAAATGTGGATAATTTATATAGCCAGATTCGTGAGGCTTTTTCAGAACGTAAAATCATTCTTGGGGTTGATCGTTTAGATTACACCAAGGGAATTCCTGATCGTTTGCAAGCATTTCGTACCTTACTCGAAACCTATCCTGAACTACAGCAAAAAATTTCATTAACTCAAGTCGTTGTACCAAGCCGCGAAGATATTAGCGAATACGCCGATTTGAAGCAAACAATTCAGCAATTAGTCAGCGAAATTAATGGCAAATATACCAAAATCGGTTGGGTGCCAATTCATTATATTTTTCGCTCATTACCACGCGAGGAATTATTAGCCTATTATCGCGCTGCTCATGCCGCCTTAATCACGCCATTAAAGGATGGCATGAATCTTGTAGCAAAGGAATATGCGGTCTGTGGGCCTGATGATGGCGTACTGATCTTAAGTGAATTTGCTGGGGCGGCAATGCAATTATCTGAGCACTCATTGACGGTTAATCCCTATGATATTAATGGCACAGCTCAGGCGCTCTATCATGCGGTCACAATGCCCCGCTTAGAACGGATTGAACATATTAGCAAGCTCCGTCATTCGATCAATCAATATGATATTTATTGGTGGGTCGATACATTTTTGCAAGCCGCTAATGTCAAGCGTTCAGGGGCAATTGAACAAGCCTC